The Nicotiana tomentosiformis chromosome 2, ASM39032v3, whole genome shotgun sequence genome includes the window CCTTTAGAGATGGACACTGCTACCAGAGGAAGAACCCGTCCAAGCATGGCAAAGGTAAGGGTGGAAGTCGACTTACTGAAACCTGTACTTAGCAGCGTTTGGGTGAGAGATGAAGATGTGAACTCACCATTGAAAGGTTTTACCCAAAAGATAGAGTATGGTGGTGTACCCAAATACTGCAGACATTGCAAGAAGATGGGGCATTCCTTGATTGAGTCTCGAGTTGTAGAGAAACAGAAACTTGCAGAGAAGAAAGAACTGGAGAGGGTCCAAATGAACACAGCTGATAATGTTACTACGACAAAGAAGAGTGACAATGAAGCTGAGGATACAAATGGTGTAGACAAGATTGCACACAAACaatagaaacataacaaaaataCCAGTAGCACAAGCGCAAGACAAGAGAACAAGGAAGTGAATAAAGGAGGTGAGGAAGCAGCAGAAAAGGAGGCTAAAACAGACATGAGGGAGAGGTTGAgaacaaagaaaaagaagagcAAAGTTAAGAAGATGCCAAGGAAGAAAAGCAAGGTTTCTTTTAAGCTTAGCCTATAAATAGGAAGGGCAAGAAGAAGATAGTTACAGTAGAGGAGGGCATCAATATCTCTGTTGAGGAAGCAGGAAATCTGTGTAACATCAGAGAGAATGGGACTCAGACTATAGCAGAGCAGGAAAAGAAAGAGACTGTAGAAGGGCAAGAGAACAAAGAAAATTCTGGTGATCAAAATAGTTTAAAGTTAATTGCAAAGGCAATGGGTATACCAAGTTCGGATAGCAAGGGCCCCTCTCAAACAATGGAGGACCAAGATAGCAGCACGCCAGAGATGAATGAAGTTATTGCGGAATCATCGAGCTTGGCAGCTCAAATCAAAAATCAGAAAGGGATCAACCTAATCTTGGACATAAGTATGTATCATGCAAAAGAATTGGTGATAGGGGATGATTGGCATAATGAAGAAGAACTGAACAGTATTACGGAGACAAACACACCAATGAATCAATCAGAAGAAGAACCAGAGGATCTAGGgaagaaagatgaagaaaacaAGATGACAAGTGAGAGCATGTCCCTAACTGGGAGGGGAAGGAGTAGacagaagaagaaaggaagaaagaacaAAATCAAAATAGCCCCGAAAGCAAGAAGGGGAACTCAAATCAATCCGAATTATTGATTTAATAATCAGTGGAATTTTTTGAAATATCAGAGGAGTTAGGTCTAAGAAGGCTATTCACAGATTCAAACACCTTGTTACTATAAATTGGGTGGACTTTGTAGCTATTATGGAGCCTTTTGTTAGTAAGGATAAAGTAGAAGGATATATGAGATTCCTTGGATTTCATAACTGTATTGCCAATGACAATGGTAAAATATGGTGCTTTTGGACAATAAGTTGTCAAACTACTATAGTAGCCAATGAAGAACAATAAATCACTATCAATTTCAAGGATAACACAAATGAAGTTGGAGTTTTTGTCACTGCTGTTTATGCAAAGAGTTCTTCTAATGAAAGGAGGGATCTTTGGCACAGTTTGGAGATCACCTCGAACATGGTAATAGGTCCATTGTGTGTGGGAGGAGATTTTAGTGCCATTTTGGATGCGGAGGAGAAATTAGGAGGCAGGCCTTACAGGGCTTCAAGAAGCTTTGATTTTGCCTCATGTATACAACATTGTGACTTAGTCGATGCTGGATATATAAGAGCAACTCACACCTGGTGCAACAATAGTAACGCCAAGGAAAAGAATATGGAAAAGGTTGGACAGGATCTTGATCAATGATCGATGGATTCAAAGATTCCAAAGTAATAGTGTGAGACACTTAGTGAGAACATGCTCCGATCATAGACCTCTTTTGATGAAATGTCACGCAGGTCAACAAGTCATCAAATATTTCAGATTTCTAGATTTCTGTGTGGAGCAGCCAAGTTTCAAGGATTTGGTAAGAGCCACATGGATGCATGAAATTAGGGGCAATCCTATGTGGAGGCTTCAACAAAAACTAAAACTACTCAGCAAAGCTTTGAGTCACTGGTCTAAAGAAGTGGTTGGGGATGTCTTCCGGAATATCAGTGAATGGGAAACATAGGTGCAAAGATTAGAAGAGATTAGTTTAGCTACTAATGATGCCAGAGTAGGGAAAATCTTAACAAAGCACATGCAGAATACATCAGGTGGAATCCATTCTAAGACAGATTTGTAACCTAACTCTTTATTTCAATATATACCCTTTAACTTTAAGGGTGATGGTTAGTTAAAAAAAACTAATGTTTTCTTATTTTGAATCTTGTGTAAATGTTTCGAatcgtggaaacagcctcttgcagaaatgcagagtaaggctgcgtacaatagacccttgtggttcgGCCCTTCATCGGACcctgcgcatagcgggagcttagtgcaccaagCTGCCCTTTTTTTTTGAATCTTGTGTAAATACTTTGTGATTTTTATTCCTTAACTTGTGTGTCATTTTCTTTAATATAATGTTGCAATTATAAAAGTGTGTTTAGAATAATACATTAattaatttttgaactttaaatgTGCTTATAAATAAGGGTTCAGTTACAATATACATATTTCTTAAATTCTCTTGAAAGAAAATTTTGAGATAATATGAAAACATAAAGCATTATTATATAACGAAAGGTTCGCTTTTAcatgcaaaataaagaaaaaaataataaaaaaagagagaaacaTATTGTGTATGCGTCTGTGATTTTGACACTCCTGCAAATTTTTGTCCCTCTAGAAAAATAATAATGATTTGGTTCAAAGTTTCAATTTTAGTTAATATTTATACTTACATGCATTTAGAAGAGAGAATACAAGAGTTTGGAGTCTCAATCATAATATTCTCTTCTCAATACAATATATTTTTTATGCTTATATATATTAGTACCTTGAATAGTAGTATGTAGTATATCTTTGTAAATTGGCAGAGTAGTTTTACTTTTGTAGTTATAAAGCTGAGAAATGTGTTTATAAAAATGGATTAGAGTTTATTCTTTTATTAAGTTGGCTAAATGGAGTCAGGAATCATCATTTTCTTTTACTATGCGTTTTCCTTTAACTATTACtctctccgttccaatttatgtgaacctgtttgactgggcacagagtttaagaaaaaatgaagacttttggaatttgtggttctaaacaagtcaaaaaggggcccagaatatttgtgtggctataaaagcttctTATTGAGGGtataattgtaagtttaagctaaattattaccaaatttagaaaggggtcattctttttagaacggaccaaaaaggaaataggttcacataaactggaacagagGGAGTATTTTGTATgtatcaaataatatttttaataaattaatttatgttTTTCGTTAAAAGAAGTTTGCACTTATCGAATTTTGGTACACGCGCAATGCGCGTGCAGAGAGAGAGACTAGTTATACATACACAAAAACAGAGAGGAGAAACCATTACATAATTTGTGTTGACTCAGTATATATCTCAGATTTTTCAGTCTTCAACATCAACTAAAAAGATTAGTCATTTAGTCTCTAATAACTTAAGAAAAGTGTGTTTAATTTTGGACAAAAAACAACTACTACTTTTTATGCATGGCTATATCTGCAAAAATGTTTTCTCCTATATATGCttctttcttcaatttctttgtaCTCTTACTTCTTTCTCCTGATAATGTTTATACATCAGATCATGGAAAGAGGAAAACAAATTGACAGAGAAAGAGAGAAAGGGGAATTAGCAAACTTTGAGGTATGTCATAATTAGTTTGTGCTAGTAATATTGGTTTGACTTATGTTACTCTTCTAACTCCTTATATAgaatgaataactcaacaaagaaAAAGAATGATCAGGATCAGATGATCATAAGAAATATTAAGAGAAAGGGAAAATAACAAAAAATTGAAGCAAATCGCCAACAATGATCAGGAATAGATGATCTTAAGAAATATcgattctttcttctttttttcactgCAAAATAATACTACAAATATAGGGATAAAATTTGATAATGGATCCATTGTTTTGTTATGTACGTGAAGGGATATCAAGTGAGTTACGATCAAGCGGACTCAATATTGGTGGAGCCATGGGGAGGCAATGCTGGTGAATCAGAATGGAATTACAAGTTGAAAAGTCCCATTAAAGAAATATTGATTGCTCATGGAGATATTATAGATTCCATCATGTTCAGAACCGTTACTGAACAAGGTACTACCATAGACTCAACAAAGTTTGGTGGGGATGGAGGTCGAATAGACAAGGTAAGTCCAAAAGATTGTGGTCGGCATATTTATTTCTCATGATTGTCACCTTCTTCTCAAGTTAAATTTGTGTCATGTCATGTCATAGCAATGAGCTCAAattatgtaaaatattatttattaagACAATTAAACTAGTAATGGCAGATTATTCATTTATCTTACAGCCTTCAAGTTACCTTATCAGGCTCTTGATATGAAAAATCACGCTATAGGTCAACTTAATATGATAGTGTAGCGACTTTTTGCATTTCCAATGTACACAGCGTAAAATCTGTAGTTATATAAGCATCTCTCAAGTCAAATATGTGAATGCACTTGTTGCTTCATATTTGAGTTTGCCTCTTCCTTTGCATTGAGAGGATTCAACTAAGTGTCCAAATTTGCGTTAGGTCACAGGTTCTGAATCCTAATATGACATTCTTGCACTTTTCTGAATTCTTGTCAAAATTCTCGACTTTGCTACTTATTTAACCAATATGTGATTTGCTATAATCTCAGGTTGTTATCGAGGCAACTTCATTGGAATATTTAAAAGGCATCAAGGGGACATTTGGATATTATTATGGCCATTCGGTTATAAAATCTCTATGTTTTATAACTAATGCAAAGAATTATGGACCATTTGGGTGTGAGGCTGGTGGAATCCCATTTTCACTTGTGATGAAAGAAGGTGTAGCTATTGTGGGATTTCACGGGCGTTCGAGGTTGTACCTTAATGCTATTGGTGTTTATTTGCAGAAACTTGCTCCTCCCACTTCAGCAAAGGAACCTATGGTTGAAGACATTGAAATCCGTGACGTATGTTGTGATTATGTTGTGATTATTCCCTCCTTCGTTTAATCACCTTCACTTCAATTTCTTCACCTCATACTTCAACAAATGAACCTATGGTTGAAGATATTGAAATCCATGACGTCCGTACTACTTTTTCTCTTAATATCATGAatcggataaattttatttcttgtttgttttattttatttctttcctattaatTGTGACTTTATATACTAAACCAACAGATGCATGTGTCTGCACATAAATTTCTTTCACTTAATATATATTCTTACGTTATTAAATCGCTTAACCATTATAAGTTAGTATGATTTGATATAAATATCGAGTACGAGCAAGTTTTTACTGTCAGAGACATGTGCATTCACTATTTTATAACAAAGAATAGGAACTTATTGATAGAATTGTAAACTTCTTGTTGTAAGAATAAAAAAACAACTAAACATTATAAAGCTTATCAATCCTGGTTAGTTATGATTTTCAAGAGGTTGTGTTTATATGTTTGACAGTTACTTctattcatctcttcctcggaaTGGTTGGAATAAATCTTCACTAAATCGTACATCCCCCTTTTTACTGCATAATCTAgtaaattggggggggggggggggggagacacCAGCTGAACATATTCTTTTAATGCAGTTGAACATATGCATAGTAAACCATTTTCTTGACATGCTTATTTTGGATACATAACCAGTTGCTCAAACTCTAAGAACATAATATATAGAGAATTAACTGTCTTTATTTGTGAGAATTTGATATAATGTGTAGTCTTTTTGTAGGTGTCATTTTCTACACTTCGCAAGGACACTCTCAATGTTCTGGATTTCATAGAGAGCTTAAAGAATGAAGAAATTCAAAAAGCTGTTGATGTGGATCTAACTGAAAAGCTGATATTGGAGCTGGACTTCCTCCTTCTGAATCTCCATCATCTTTCCAAACAAACTTCTCCATTCATGACAGATTATGAGATTCTTCAGAATGTATGTGGCAACATAAGAGATTTCCACGAGTGGATAGTGAATGGTTGCGTTGGGCATGAGATTGTTGAATATGTCTTACCTCAGTTTCAACTAATGGCTGAGAGGGTAGGACGCTTCCTATGGCCTAATCAAATTGGTGGGCACTCTCGACTCTTCAAGCTAGAACATCTATTCTTTGAGATTATTCCAACTCAGTTGGAGGTTATGCACATATGTTTTACAAATTTGAAAGCTTCAACATCAGCAGAAGTTGGACACTTTATTAAGCAGCTCCTAGAAACCTCTCCGGACATTCTTAGAGAATATTTGATCCATCTACAAGAGCACATGATAAATGTTATTACCGCTAGCACTCCAGGGGCTCGAAACATTCATATCATGATAGAGTTCCTATTAATCATTCTCACTGATGTGCCTAAGGACTTTATTCATAATGGCAAGTTGTTTGAATTCCTAGCACGTGTTGGAGCACTCACCAGGGATGTATCAGTTATTGCTCACGACTTAGAAGAGAAATCAAAGAAAGGAGAGAGTACCAATGAAACAAACAGTGCAACTCTAGACTTGCTCGAAAATGTTGAACTCCTGAAGAGAGAACTCAAAGATGTTTACCTGAAAGCCCCGGACTCATCTCAACTCTACTTTCCCAGGAGGAGTGATGGACCCCTGTTCATGCATCTTCTACTTAGACACTTAAATGATTTGCTCAATTCCAATGCTTATTTAGTTGCTTTGATAAAGGAAGAAATCAGGCTGGTGAAAGAACATCTAGAATTTCTAAGATCTTTCTTTGGGATTGTTGAGCAAGAATTGTATAAAGTTCTCTGGGCACGTGTTTCAGATGTGGCATACGAGACAAAAGATGTCATTGATTCAATTATTGTAAGAGATAATGGACTCTTACATCTTATTTTCTCACTTCCCTTTGCCATAGAAAAGATTAATCTTATCAAAAAAAAGGTCTCAAATTTGATCGAGAAGATTCCCAAGATCATGGGCGTCATTGCTGTGAACTCTCCCAACAAGCCAGTTGCGCGTAAGTCATCAATATCTGGTAAAATAATCGTAGGTTTTGAAGAGGAGACATACTTGATAATTAGGAAGCTCACCAGTGGACCAAAAACGCTAGATGTCATTTCGATCACTGGTATGCCGGGTTCCGGTAAAACTACTTTGGCGTACAAAGTGTATAATGATAAGTcagtttttggtcattttgacaTCTGTGCATGGTGTACAATCGATCAAAAGTATGACGAGATGGAGTTGCTGAAAAAACTTTTTAATCAAGTTGTTGGCTCAACTTCGAAATTCGGTAAGAAGATTGATGTTGTTGATGAGCTACGGAAATATCTGTTTGGAAAGAGGTACCTTATAGTCTTAGATGATTTGTGGGACACTGCAGCATGGGATGAGTTGACAAGACCGTTTCCTGAAGTTGAGAAAGGAAGTCGAATTATTTTGACGACTCGAGAAAAGAAAGTGGCTGTGCATGCACAACGCCACAGTGTTCCTCTTGACATTCGATTGCTAATACTGGAAGAAAGTTGGGAGTTATTAGAGAAAAAGGTCTTTGGAAAAGAAAGTTGCCCTGATGAACTACtggatgttggaaaagagatagTCCAAAACTGTAAAGGGCTTCCTTTGGTGGTTGATTTGATTGCTGGAGTCATTGCGGggaaggaaaagaaaaggagTGTGTGGCTTGAAGTTCGAAATAATTTGAATTCCTTCATTTTACAGAAAGAAGAGAACGTGATGAATGTTATAGCattaagttatgaccatttaccTGATCCCTTAAAGTTGTGCTTACTTTACTTTGCAAGTTATGAGAAGGACAGAGCAATTCCAGTAGAAGTTTTGAAAAGATTGTGGCGTGCCGAAGGATTTGCGGAACACACTGAGATGAACAGTGTGAAAGAAGTGATGGATGTTTATTTGGATAATTTAATTTCCAGTAGCTTGGTTATTTCTTTCAAGGAGATAGGTAAAGACCGGACTTGCCAAATTCATGATCTTGTGCATGACTTTTGTTTGATAAAAGCAAGAGAGGAAAAGTTGTTTGACAGTACAAGTTCAAGTGCTCtatcatcatcttcttcagatCTGATGCCACGTCAAATGAACATTAGATATAGTGAGGGGCATAAAAATTTTATCCTGTTCGATTCAAAAAATAAAAGGCATTCTGGTTATAAACACCTCTATTCTTTGAGGATAACTGGACACATATATCATGACAAAAGTCTTTATGATTTATGTCACCTAAGACACTTGAGGCTTCTTAGAGTGTTGCAACTGGATGGCATTCTGGTGAATGATTCTTTGCTGAATGAAATATGCACATTGGTTCATTTGAGGTACTTAGACATTTCGACAGAAGTTAAATCTCTTCCTTCGTCTTTTTCAAATCTTTGGAATCTGGAAACTCTATGGGTATATAAATATGGACCACCCATGGTACTATTACCAACAATTTGGAATCTTGTAAAGTTGCGAGTACTGGGCATAGATAATTGTTCTTTCTTCGATTTGGATAAGAATGAGCCAATACTGATTGCAGAGTACTCAAAGTCAGAGAACTTGGGATTAATACAGGGACTCAAACTTTCCTATTCAAAAGACACAGAGGATATTTTCAAAAGGTTTCCCAATCTTCAAGAGCTTAGATTTAATCTCAAGGAATCATGGGATTGTTCAACAGGGCGATATTGGTTCCCGAAATTGGACTTCCTAAATGAACTACAATCTCTCAAAGTAACTTTTGAAAGAGGCCGATTTGCCCCCTCTGTAGCGGAAAATCGGCCATTGTGGGATTTTTATTTCCCTTCGAGTTTGAAAGATCTGTGGTTGCGCCAGTTTCCTTTGACATCCGGTTCACTATCAACAATAGCGAAACTGCCCAAGCTTGAAGATCTGTACCTTGAAGACACAATCATCGAGGGGGAAGAATGGAACATGGGGGAGGAAGACACCTTCCAGAATCTCAAATGTTTGACATTGCAGCGAGTGACTCTTGCTAAGTGGGAGGTTAGAGAGGAATCCTTTCCTGCGCTTGAGAAATTACGACTGTGGTACTGTCGAAAGCTTGAGGAGATTCCACCTAGTGTTGGGGATATTTGTTCATTAAAAAGTATCGAACTGCGGAGGAGCCCTCAACTTGAAGAATCTGCTCTGAAGATTAGGCAATATATTGAAGATATGACGAGGGATATCCAGGTCCTTGTTTATAACTGATCAAGTTTTGAACACTTTTACCCTGGGAAAATATGTGAGTACAGACGAATTTATCACCTCCTCATTTTCATTATATGTGGCAGTGTTTGACCAGTGTAATTTTCTTTTGCAGAACGCATGTAAGGAATACACCCTCAGACATCTAAATTCTATTGCTGTTcttgttttcttcattttgtgGGTAAATATACCCAGCATTTGTTCTTTCAAATTGTTGTTCTTGTATAATCTCTTTTCTTCTTCGGCATGGCTTGAATTGTTTGCATATCATATGTTACTCCTCAAGTCCAGAAACATGCATGGGATTGCTAACTCTCCGCAATAATATTCACTCAGATGGAAGATGCAGGCTGCAAGAATCAGCCTATCAACGCATTTGGATTTGAGGCTGCTGTATCTTGATCAAGATGTTTCAATAGGTGCTTCTGTACAATATTTGGCCTCATATATGTGCAACAGTAAGTGTTATAAAAAATCCTCCAGTGCCTATTAATACATTAATGCATGATATCCCATCGCAAAATTCAGAAAAATGTACTAATCCTAATGTGAGTAAAGATGCAGTATTTCAGTCAAATTTGAGTATTACCGCTACTGGTAGTTGTGATAATATAAGGGAGGCTGAAAATTTCAGTCCAAATGTGCAAGAGCCACTAAGCTATCACCTCCTTCACTGATACATTGTGTTTTCAGTACCTTCTGCAGACTGAACATGCTTCTGTTCCTCTGTCAAGAATCTCCAACACCTCCATTGTTGATTTTGGAGTCCTGATGTTGAATACTTATATAGAATGTGTATTCACTTTACATAACAGTGAAGAAAGAGTAGATGGTGGTGCAACTTCAACTGTAATGCAGAAAATTCAAATTCTCCGGTCTTTATACCTACCTCGTTGGCTGCCAGTGGTGAGGCGCAACAAGTTGATGCACATGGGATGAAAGAAACAAGTGCAATTAGATTGATTGGCATTTGCTGCACTCTACTGAGATAAACTATATCTGATGCCACATGGGCTATATTTCCCAATTGCAAGTATACTTAGTCATGTTTCAAAAGAGTCGATGAAATGTAAAACATGCCTAATATTTAAAATGTAATGAATTCCACTTTTCCTTCAAATTTATTGTTTAAAGCAATGCTATCAATACACATTAAAGAATAGTCAACAGTAAAAATAGCATCTTGACAAGAGCATATTAGTCGCAGTTTCTGCTTTAATTTCTAAAGTTCAGGTTGTAATTTGGGCCCTTATGGAATGGTTAAGCAATCATGAAGATGAACCAAAGGAAATTACATGCATAGTATCATCAGCTGTTGAAAATGTCATTTGGAATTTTTGCATTTTAATTTTGCACGACTTAGTACTATTTCTACTTTGACTTTTTGCTTTCTTAGTTTGTTACTTTCTACAATGTTTTTTTCCGGAATGGGGTCAGATATTTTTGCCGGTTGGTGTCAATGTTACGTTGTTATCAATCTGtgattctttttctttattttttcctaCTGTTTTCTTTGTATTCACACTGATAATTTTCAGCATTCTCACACCTACAATTTCTTTTCGTCTTTAGTATGAGGCCAATGCTATTTTTTGCTAAGCGTTACACCCGATCGAAACGGCAGCACCCTTAATGCTGCTCAACCACTCGACTCAATTGTCGCACTGAGGTGAGGTAAGACTAGTTCTGATACATTCAATCACGAACTCGTTTGACTTTGATCACAAAAGCTAATTTATGAGGGAGGAATTGTGAACTAGTTATTAGCTTATATTCTTGAATTGTTTTGCTGCTTTAGGTTTGCCAAAATTGAGCATGTTTGGTCACAgtcaaattttttttaaaactctatttGTTAGATTTAGCGGGAACTTTGATAAAAGATGATTTAAGCATAAACACTAGAAAGTCCtgtcaaattccaaaaattggAGAACCAAAGACTGCACCACACATAAGAAATAGGACAAAATAGTAGAAATTACATCGCATAGGCACAAGAAATAGACCAAAATAGCAGAAACTCTAAAAAGTTGTACTTCCAACTATGAATAGTTCCCGTTAAATTTTACAACCAGAGTTTGTTGCTCTCACCATCTCATTTTATGTGaggctatttttttttaatcagtccctgatcacgcccaactatgccttataaaaaggattaagcggtcgttgcaaatataatccggtttacaagtccggagttgaatcccacagagaactaaggcttagctacagttgttcaatattgctaagaaacacaagtccaaacaattttctaattataaagattataatatttatttttaactgATTAACTAACAACCATTatatataaagcagtaaaattatcaactaacaagaatgaaatttgagacaagattaaggaggtctagagttataattttcccaattgtcggaatccttcccgctatgccttctataatttcgccaAAGTATTTTCTCTACCGATTCTGAGCGCTttgagtgtcgtaattctcttccgagtaactaccacaatttactagacatattcttccgaactactctagctggcactaagttacggctcactcggatctCACTAAGGTTtcattattcctaatcccacctttaaaccctccgtattgatttctcacatacgttaggagtgatgttgttcaacaactacctaaatgtgtacccTTTTCCAAGCAATACCTATTAATAGATACggtcaattgatggccattcaatcaacaacaataaacacgtagttgaacaagtagagcgatccaacgactcaattatataaaaacataacaagaatttatcctgcAAAAGTTTTATCAAAACTCtaaataacaaattagctattcataatagtatgcataactacaatgctataattcataaccaataatggaaataggaagaaggaagtaaaaaactcgtagaagaattctctaccttgctcctagtgtgttttTGCCTCCTTAGGTCCAAAGTGTGTCAAAAGtactcaaaataccattttttcatgtatatataccaagtagggtcgggctcaAACAATTATACCTTCTTCTacgcgaaaaaggacacttttccCGGACAGGACGTGCGCGACCGCGCACTTTTCACACTTTCTGCCCCATATGCGCGGTCATTGGGAATTTGAAATaacgtaaaacatgaaagttgtagacctttagATTATATTTCCAaccatatattgtggagcccaaatagAATTATGGTCGAAAAGTTATGTGTATTTTACTAGACAATGCGCAATATGCCTACTTGATTCTTCGTTCGTTCTAAATtgtcatccgttgatccccgaacacgatcccggcttaattccttgggcttttactcagacttcaaagctccaaatcacttgaatttatTTCATAATATCTACATATCTCGGAAtcattcctacaaggcataaaatacacaattagtgcaaaacactagcgattaaagctcaaactcaactaaagtgcagtaaattagagtgtaataagcgactaaaatacgtaattatagcctatcatctGTCCCAAAAAGAATGTCATCTTTTCTTATTTAGAAACAATCTATCTTTAAGATTTCTACTGTATCCTTAATAAATTGATTTATAACTACAAAAATATTTAtggttcatttctgttattaatcctcatatttatcaattagtattaagtgaaatcgcgtgtccttagaaccacattataaatttaattgtaatTCAATTTTAAGAGTAAACAGATTTATAATCAAGAGATTTAGTCAACTTTTGTTTTCACTATGTCAAGTCTTATTTGTTCATGACTTTGATCATGTGATTGCTAGAGATTTGGCCTTAATTGAACTCACTGTGAACTTAAAGTAGAAAATTAGTTTAGCCTTATCCCTTACATTGATATACTTCTACGAGTAACATATGTTGTCACAATGAATGGTTGTAGCCATTCTTATTATTTCCTTGGTCTTATTTCAGACATGGTTGAACAAAGACAAGCTCGAATTACTCCAGGTGGGAGTTCTCGAAGTCGAGGAAGGGGACAACGTAGAGGGTTGCGTCGTCGCAGGACTTATTTCTATAATGATTCAGATTCGGAGCCTGAAGTCATCAGGAATGTCCCAAGAGCGATGCAAAATGAGTTAAGGGATCGAAGGGCTGAACGAAGGGAATGAGAAAAGAAATTTAGGGAGTTTAAGGAATTTAAAATGGGCCCCGATGTTTCCATTCCTGAACATATACACCTTTTTCAGTTAAAAAGAGCTGAATTGGCTAATTACATAGAAATTACTGATTGGGAAGCATTAGCTATTTTAGTGAACTCTATTCGAGAGCCTTGGGGTGAAATTTTAACTGAGATTATCATGATATTTGGCTTAGTGCACCTTTTAGCGTATATTTTCAAGAGTTAGTATTCGATTGGTACATGGATGTCCTAGCAAACATGTAAATTGTTATTATATGTTttgttttaataaattttaaattatgttgttTGTCTCACCAGttacatatattatttattattttattttataatgaaTTGAGA containing:
- the LOC104086235 gene encoding putative late blight resistance protein homolog R1A-3 isoform X4; its protein translation is MVEDIEIHDVSFSTLRKDTLNVLDFIESLKNEEIQKAVDVDLTEKLILELDFLLLNLHHLSKQTSPFMTDYEILQNVCGNIRDFHEWIVNGCVGHEIVEYVLPQFQLMAERVGRFLWPNQIGGHSRLFKLEHLFFEIIPTQLEVMHICFTNLKASTSAEVGHFIKQLLETSPDILREYLIHLQEHMINVITASTPGARNIHIMIEFLLIILTDVPKDFIHNGKLFEFLARVGALTRDVSVIAHDLEEKSKKGESTNETNSATLDLLENVELLKRELKDVYLKAPDSSQLYFPRRSDGPLFMHLLLRHLNDLLNSNAYLVALIKEEIRLVKEHLEFLRSFFGIVEQELYKVLWARVSDVAYETKDVIDSIIVRDNGLLHLIFSLPFAIEKINLIKKKVSNLIEKIPKIMGVIAVNSPNKPVARKSSISGKIIVGFEEETYLIIRKLTSGPKTLDVISITGMPGSGKTTLAYKVYNDKSVFGHFDICAWCTIDQKYDEMELLKKLFNQVVGSTSKFGKKIDVVDELRKYLFGKRYLIVLDDLWDTAAWDELTRPFPEVEKGSRIILTTREKKVAVHAQRHSVPLDIRLLILEESWELLEKKVFGKESCPDELLDVGKEIVQNCKGLPLVVDLIAGVIAGKEKKRSVWLEVRNNLNSFILQKEENVMNVIALSYDHLPDPLKLCLLYFASYEKDRAIPVEVLKRLWRAEGFAEHTEMNSVKEVMDVYLDNLISSSLVISFKEIGKDRTCQIHDLVHDFCLIKAREEKLFDSTSSSALSSSSSDLMPRQMNIRYSEGHKNFILFDSKNKRHSGYKHLYSLRITGHIYHDKSLYDLCHLRHLRLLRVLQLDGILVNDSLLNEICTLVHLRYLDISTEVKSLPSSFSNLWNLETLWVYKYGPPMVLLPTIWNLVKLRVLGIDNCSFFDLDKNEPILIAEYSKSENLGLIQGLKLSYSKDTEDIFKRFPNLQELRFNLKESWDCSTGRYWFPKLDFLNELQSLKVTFERGRFAPSVAENRPLWDFYFPSSLKDLWLRQFPLTSGSLSTIAKLPKLEDLYLEDTIIEGEEWNMGEEDTFQNLKCLTLQRVTLAKWEVREESFPALEKLRLWYCRKLEEIPPSVGDICSLKSIELRRSPQLEESALKIRQYIEDMTRDIQVLVYN